A genomic segment from Candidatus Brocadia sinica JPN1 encodes:
- a CDS encoding REP-associated tyrosine transposase, protein MPIFTSQKYCDVIIQSLKFCKETKGLKVYAFVIMGNHFHLIASAPELSNTLASLKKFTAKEIFTLLKQDNKEWLLSQIAFYKKKHKNESDYQVWQEGIHPQWILNNDILIQKIEYIHCNPVRRGLVDDPGHWRYSSFGITVQMIIRLFVLMNCRYDKFLETEFLDQCISKQSLETSHLENKTCFKKHA, encoded by the coding sequence ATGCCTATATTCACGTCTCAAAAATATTGTGATGTTATCATTCAATCCCTCAAATTTTGCAAAGAAACGAAAGGATTGAAGGTATATGCATTTGTGATCATGGGCAATCACTTCCATCTTATAGCATCGGCACCAGAACTATCAAACACATTGGCTTCGTTAAAGAAATTTACTGCAAAAGAAATTTTTACCTTATTGAAACAGGACAACAAAGAGTGGCTATTAAGCCAGATTGCCTTTTATAAAAAGAAGCATAAAAATGAAAGTGACTATCAGGTATGGCAGGAAGGTATTCACCCCCAGTGGATATTGAACAACGATATCCTTATTCAAAAGATCGAGTATATCCATTGTAACCCCGTAAGACGCGGTTTAGTTGACGATCCTGGACATTGGCGTTATAGTTCATTCGGGATTACAGTACAAATGATCATTCGCTTATTCGTATTGATGAATTGCCGGTATGACAAATTTCTTGAAACAGAGTTTCTCGATCAGTGCATTTCCAAACAGAGTTTGGAAACGAGCCACCTTGAAAATAAAACATG